A genomic window from Lotus japonicus ecotype B-129 chromosome 1, LjGifu_v1.2 includes:
- the LOC130734390 gene encoding histone-lysine N-methyltransferase ATXR6 has protein sequence MASSTPLSRRRTRAPKPSRRRHHDSDSDSDVVCIECGSGEYPAELLLCDKCDRGCHLFCHRPILVSVPKGSWFCPSCSHDKPKSFPLVQTKIIDFFRIQRSQDAPAVSNQDSRKKRKRSSLSVSKKKRKLLPFVPSEDPQRRLEQMASLATALTATKAEFSNELSYMPGMAPRSANCADLEHGGMQVMSKEDSETLNLCKSMTERGEWPPLMVVFDPVEGFTVEADRSIKDLTIITEYVGDVDFLKNRENDGGDSIMTLLSASDPSQTLVICPDKRSNIARFINGINNHTPEGKKKQNLKCVRFDVDGECRALLIANRDIRKGERLYYDYNGLEHEYPTQHFV, from the exons ATGGCTTCCTCAACACCACTCAGCCGAAGAAGAACCCGCGCCCCCAAACCCTCACGCCGCCGCCACCACGACTCCGACTCCGACTCCGACGTCGTCTGCATCGAGTGCGGCTCCGGCGAGTACCCAGCCGAGCTGCTCCTCTGCGACAAATGCGACCGCGGCTGCCACCTCTTCTGCCACCGACCCATCCTCGTTTCTGTCCCTAAAGGCTCTTGGTTTTGCCCCTCTTGCTCCCATGACAAACCCAAAT CTTTTCCTCTTGTGCAGACCAAAATCATTGATTTCTTCCGAATTCAACGATCGCAGGATGCTCCCGCGGTGTCGAATCAAG ATTCCCGGAAGAAGCGAAAGCGTAGCAGCTTGTCCGTGTCGAAGAAGAAGCGGAAGCTGCTGCCATTCGTCCCTAGTGAGGACCCTCAAAGGAGATTGGAGCAGATGGCGTCGCTTGCGACGGCGTTGACGGCAACTAAAGCAGAATTCAGCAATGAGCTTAGTTACATGCCTGGAATGGCACCGAGGTCTGCTAACTGTGCTGATTTGGAGCATGGGGGAATGCAG GTCATGTCAAAAGAAGACTCCGAGACTTTAAACTTGTGCAAAAGTATGACAgaaagaggagaatggccaccCCTCATGGTTGTTTTTGATCCTGTAGAAGG GTTCACTGTAGAAGCTGATAGATCCATAAAAGATTTGACAATAATAACAGAATATGTTGGAGATGTAGATTTTTTGAAGAATAGGGAAAATGATGGTGGGGATAGCATTATGACTCTTCTttcagcttctgatccttcacaAACACTTGTCATCTGTCCAGACAAACGTAGCAACATAGCACGTTTCATTAATGGCATTAACAACCACACACC GGAAGGAAAAAAGAAGCAGAATTTAAAGTGTGtgagatttgatgttgatggtgaATGCCGGGCTCTTTTAATTGCTAACAGAGATATACGAAAAGGGGAGAGATTATACTATGACTACAATGGCCTTGAACATGAATATCCAACTCAACATTTTGTCTAA